A genomic segment from Sulfitobacter mediterraneus encodes:
- a CDS encoding sensor histidine kinase, with protein sequence MSEPAKRQQSLTVSWRVRVAIGLLMVLAVVTISVTNKLLTHRFTESTRNRAELRIALYSGNLLAELRQNAIVPQLLARDPTLIGALQSADYSLSTQRLISFVEEIGAASLMLYDIDGRTVAATDRNRISSSHRSEAYFVDAIRSNATIFSVIRLDGGGYRFLYSRRIQDGGTTIGVIAVEVDLQKYERAWAGISDAVIVTDSQGEIILATAPRWRGLTEPEALALYTPQNAIERAIKATADWTALPPDAYLQGEAVMRLTNKIPFRGWRMTSYTTYASVRERVNGVLALEVMGFAILLALAFYFLSRRTAGRLAIFQRESAKLRALNLALQREIAERKRVQETLAVAEQTLEQSSKLAALGEMSAAVSHELNQPLAAMKTYLAGARLLLRRNRPDEALSSFGRIDDLIERMGAITRQLKSYARKGQEAFSPVDMGAALASSLSMMEPQLRQRQVQISRIVPDTPVMVMGDRMRIEQVMVNLLRNALDATKSERNPQVNIILSAGETATLTVRDNGPGIENLDALFEPFYTTKQPGDGVGLGLAISSGIVNDLGGRLTARNGQAGGAVFEMQLPIMGSDKNIEAAE encoded by the coding sequence CAACAAATTGCTGACCCACAGGTTCACCGAAAGCACCCGCAACCGGGCAGAGCTGCGGATTGCGCTCTACAGCGGCAACCTGTTGGCCGAACTGCGCCAAAACGCGATTGTGCCACAGCTTCTGGCCCGCGATCCGACGTTGATCGGGGCGTTGCAATCTGCGGATTATTCCCTGTCCACCCAGCGGCTTATCTCCTTTGTCGAGGAAATCGGGGCGGCCTCGTTGATGCTGTATGACATTGACGGGCGCACGGTGGCGGCCACGGACCGCAACAGGATCAGTTCGTCACACCGGTCGGAGGCGTATTTTGTTGATGCGATCCGGTCCAATGCGACGATCTTTAGCGTCATCCGGCTAGATGGTGGCGGCTACCGTTTTTTGTATTCGCGGCGCATTCAGGATGGCGGCACCACCATCGGTGTGATTGCCGTCGAAGTGGATCTGCAAAAGTACGAGCGGGCCTGGGCGGGCATTTCGGATGCTGTGATTGTCACCGACAGTCAGGGCGAGATCATTCTGGCCACCGCCCCGCGCTGGCGCGGGCTGACGGAACCTGAGGCGCTGGCCCTTTATACCCCGCAGAACGCCATCGAGCGGGCGATCAAGGCCACGGCGGATTGGACAGCACTGCCTCCTGATGCCTATTTGCAGGGTGAGGCGGTGATGCGCCTGACCAACAAGATCCCGTTTCGCGGCTGGCGCATGACCAGTTATACCACCTATGCCTCCGTGCGCGAGCGGGTGAACGGTGTTCTGGCGCTGGAAGTGATGGGATTTGCGATTCTGCTGGCTTTGGCCTTCTATTTTCTCAGCCGCCGCACCGCCGGACGGCTGGCGATTTTCCAACGGGAGTCGGCCAAACTTCGCGCATTGAACCTCGCCCTGCAGCGGGAAATTGCCGAACGCAAACGGGTGCAAGAGACCCTCGCTGTGGCCGAACAGACGCTTGAACAATCCAGCAAGCTCGCCGCTTTGGGAGAGATGTCGGCGGCAGTCAGTCATGAGCTCAACCAGCCACTGGCGGCGATGAAAACCTATCTGGCGGGGGCGCGGCTTTTGCTGCGCCGCAACCGGCCGGATGAGGCGCTGTCGTCCTTTGGCCGCATTGATGATCTGATCGAACGCATGGGCGCGATCACACGCCAGCTCAAATCCTATGCCCGCAAGGGGCAAGAGGCGTTTTCCCCTGTGGATATGGGCGCGGCGCTGGCCTCAAGCCTGTCGATGATGGAGCCGCAGTTGCGCCAGCGGCAGGTTCAGATCAGCCGGATTGTGCCGGATACGCCCGTCATGGTCATGGGCGACCGGATGCGGATTGAACAGGTTATGGTCAACCTCTTGCGCAATGCTCTTGATGCCACCAAATCAGAACGGAACCCGCAGGTGAACATCATCCTCTCTGCGGGGGAAACCGCGACCCTGACGGTGCGCGACAATGGACCGGGGATCGAAAACCTCGATGCGCTGTTTGAACCGTTCTACACGACCAAACAGCCCGGCGACGGGGTTGGGCTGGGTCTTGCCATTTCGTCGGGGATCGTGAACGACCTTGGGGGTCGCCTGACGGCCCGGAACGGGCAGGCGGGCGGCGCGGTGTTTGAAATGCAATTGCCCATTATGGGCAGTGACAAGAATATAGAAGCGGCGGAGTAG
- a CDS encoding sulfurtransferase TusA family protein, whose translation MKIVDLDATGLLCPLPVLKLRKRLGPLDAGDCMRLRADDPAAVIDVPHFCAEAGHALVETAQEGDVQVYLVRKGG comes from the coding sequence ATGAAGATTGTAGATCTCGATGCCACTGGGCTGTTGTGCCCCCTACCTGTCCTGAAACTGCGCAAACGGCTTGGCCCTCTGGATGCAGGGGATTGTATGCGGCTACGGGCGGATGATCCGGCGGCGGTGATCGATGTGCCGCATTTCTGCGCCGAGGCCGGACATGCGTTGGTGGAAACCGCGCAAGAGGGTGACGTTCAGGTCTATCTGGTACGCAAGGGCGGCTGA
- a CDS encoding cytochrome c biogenesis CcdA family protein: MFGIELIDAGLMPAMIIALVAGVISFLSPCVLPIVPPYLAYMSGVSLNDMSSGGEARRRAVIAALFFVLGLSTVFLILGFTASAFGAFFLQNQVLFAQISGVVIIVFGLHFIGLFRIPFLDQEARLDAGDKGGSSFGAYVLGLAFAFGWTPCIGPQLGAILSLAASEGSVSKGTLLLGIYAIGLGLPFLLAAMFITRAMGVMNRIKPHMKLVERIMGGLLVLVGLAMVTGAFSSFAFWLLETFPALATLG, from the coding sequence ATGTTTGGAATTGAACTGATTGACGCGGGTCTGATGCCCGCCATGATTATCGCGCTTGTCGCGGGGGTGATCAGCTTTCTCAGCCCCTGTGTGCTGCCGATTGTGCCGCCCTATCTGGCCTATATGAGCGGTGTATCCCTGAACGATATGTCCAGCGGCGGCGAAGCCCGCAGACGTGCTGTGATCGCCGCGCTGTTCTTTGTTCTGGGCCTGAGCACGGTGTTTTTGATCCTTGGCTTCACCGCCTCGGCATTTGGCGCGTTTTTCCTGCAAAATCAGGTGCTTTTTGCGCAAATCTCGGGTGTTGTGATCATCGTCTTTGGTCTGCATTTCATCGGATTGTTCCGGATCCCGTTTCTGGATCAAGAGGCGCGGCTGGACGCGGGTGACAAAGGCGGTTCCAGCTTTGGTGCCTATGTTCTGGGCCTTGCCTTTGCCTTTGGCTGGACGCCTTGCATCGGCCCGCAACTGGGCGCGATCCTGTCCCTGGCGGCCTCCGAAGGGTCGGTCAGCAAAGGCACATTGTTGCTGGGCATTTATGCCATCGGTCTGGGGCTGCCGTTTTTGCTGGCGGCGATGTTTATCACCCGTGCAATGGGTGTGATGAACCGGATCAAACCGCATATGAAACTGGTTGAGCGGATCATGGGCGGTCTGCTGGTTCTGGTCGGGCTGGCAATGGTCACAGGCGCCTTCAGCAGCTTTGCCTTCTGGCTGCTCGAAACCTTTCCGGCATTGGCGACCCTGGGCTGA
- a CDS encoding Rne/Rng family ribonuclease, whose amino-acid sequence MPKKMLIDATHSEETRVVVVDGNKVEEFDFESENKRQLAGNIYLAKVTRVEPSLQAAFVDYGGNRHGFLAFSEIHPDYYQIPVADRQALLEEERAYAEAQAAKDDDEPKPKRRSRSRSRSKSKAEDVTTEDAKTSGEIEGMETVDLTDDDEVTVSDDEASSPMERVTETPVETPTMDEDADSSDADEGDDEEDAKSSDAASKDESIESVADEDDSEDIRPVRKPRPKRYKIQEVIKVRQILLVQVVKEERGNKGAALTTYLSLAGRYCVLMPNTARGGGISRKITNAADRKKLKEIANEIQVPSGAGLIVRTAGAKRTRAEIKRDYEYLQRLWEQIRELTLKSIAPAKIYEEGDLIKRSIRDLYNREIDEVFVEGERGYRIAKDFMKMIMPSHAKNVKRYEEGLPLFARYQVESYLSGMFNPTVQLPSGGYIVIGVTEALVAIDVNSGRATKEGSIEQTALKTNLEAADEVARQLRLRDLAGLIVIDFIDMDERKNNASVEKRMKDKLKTDRARIQVGRISGFGLMEMSRQRLRPGMIEATTQPCQACHGTGLIRSDDNLALSIIRQIEEEGTRRRSREVLVKCPVGIANFLMNQKREHIAQIEARYGLSVRIEGDPSLVSPEFTLEKFKTATRNVAPVADHIVSVDTSLMDQIDEDEADTSSDEETPEAQSSHQDSGDSDGEGKPKRRRRRRRSRGGRGKNGGGDYQNGEDNKDASSADENADAPQNAEGSDTSEPAKQDTAEEAKSDAAPVAADAASDAKADTPVAEEKPKPKTRSRSRSTSAKAKAEKEAAEAAADGDAKTAEPAPEAAEDEKPKAKAKPKPRSRAKKADSKATEEAAAETTMAEEKSADAAEEKPKPKRTRAKAKPKAEPKAKAAPKSKTKAAETASEPEEAKAPEQAAAPAPEPAPEPVAAEEPKAVETVAAAEPVAEAKPDQAEEAKKPKRRGWWSLGR is encoded by the coding sequence ATGCCTAAGAAAATGCTTATCGATGCCACCCACTCCGAGGAAACTCGGGTTGTGGTGGTCGACGGAAACAAGGTTGAGGAATTTGACTTTGAATCCGAAAACAAACGCCAGCTTGCTGGCAACATCTATCTCGCCAAGGTAACACGGGTCGAACCGTCCCTGCAGGCGGCTTTTGTGGACTACGGTGGCAATCGCCACGGCTTCCTCGCGTTCTCGGAAATCCATCCCGATTATTACCAGATTCCCGTGGCCGACCGTCAGGCGCTGCTGGAAGAAGAACGCGCCTATGCCGAGGCGCAGGCGGCCAAGGATGATGACGAACCCAAGCCCAAGCGGCGCTCACGGTCGCGCAGCCGATCCAAATCCAAAGCCGAGGACGTCACAACCGAGGATGCAAAAACATCTGGTGAAATCGAAGGTATGGAAACCGTCGATCTGACCGATGACGACGAAGTGACCGTCAGCGACGATGAAGCGTCCTCGCCAATGGAACGGGTCACCGAAACGCCGGTCGAGACCCCGACGATGGACGAAGATGCCGATAGCTCTGACGCTGATGAGGGTGACGACGAGGAGGATGCAAAATCCTCCGACGCGGCCTCCAAGGATGAAAGCATCGAATCTGTTGCCGATGAGGACGACAGCGAAGACATCCGTCCTGTGCGCAAACCGCGCCCGAAGCGTTACAAGATTCAAGAAGTGATCAAGGTGCGCCAAATCCTTTTGGTGCAGGTCGTCAAAGAGGAACGCGGCAACAAAGGCGCGGCCCTGACCACCTACCTTTCCCTTGCGGGCCGCTATTGCGTGTTGATGCCCAACACCGCCCGTGGCGGCGGGATCAGCCGCAAGATCACCAATGCCGCAGACCGCAAGAAGCTCAAAGAGATCGCGAACGAAATTCAGGTGCCATCGGGCGCCGGTCTGATCGTGCGCACGGCAGGGGCCAAACGCACCCGCGCCGAGATCAAGCGCGACTATGAATACCTGCAACGCCTCTGGGAACAGATCCGCGAGCTGACGCTGAAATCTATTGCGCCGGCGAAGATCTATGAAGAGGGCGATCTGATCAAACGGTCGATCCGCGATCTTTACAACCGCGAGATTGACGAGGTCTTTGTCGAGGGCGAACGCGGCTACCGCATCGCCAAGGACTTCATGAAGATGATCATGCCCTCGCACGCCAAGAACGTGAAACGCTATGAGGAAGGCCTGCCGCTATTTGCCCGCTATCAGGTGGAAAGCTATCTGTCGGGTATGTTCAATCCAACGGTGCAGCTGCCGTCGGGCGGATATATCGTGATCGGTGTGACAGAAGCCTTGGTGGCGATTGACGTCAACTCTGGCCGGGCGACCAAAGAAGGTTCAATTGAACAAACTGCGCTGAAAACCAACCTTGAAGCCGCTGACGAAGTCGCCCGTCAATTGCGCCTGCGCGATCTGGCCGGTCTGATTGTGATCGACTTTATCGATATGGATGAGCGCAAGAACAACGCCTCCGTCGAGAAACGGATGAAAGACAAGCTCAAGACCGACCGCGCCCGCATTCAGGTGGGCCGCATTTCGGGCTTTGGCCTGATGGAAATGTCGCGGCAACGTCTGCGCCCCGGCATGATCGAGGCGACAACCCAGCCGTGTCAGGCTTGTCACGGCACCGGTTTGATCCGGTCTGATGACAATCTCGCGCTGTCGATCATCCGCCAGATCGAAGAAGAAGGCACACGCCGCCGGTCTCGCGAAGTGCTGGTGAAATGCCCTGTGGGCATCGCCAACTTCCTGATGAACCAAAAGCGCGAACATATCGCCCAGATCGAGGCGCGTTATGGTTTGTCTGTGCGCATCGAAGGTGATCCATCGCTGGTCAGCCCTGAATTCACGCTTGAGAAGTTCAAGACCGCGACACGCAATGTGGCCCCTGTGGCCGATCATATCGTGTCTGTTGATACATCCTTGATGGATCAGATCGACGAGGATGAGGCCGATACATCCAGCGATGAAGAGACCCCAGAAGCGCAATCGTCACACCAGGACAGCGGCGATTCAGACGGCGAGGGCAAACCAAAACGCCGCCGCCGCCGGCGTCGCAGCCGTGGTGGTCGCGGCAAGAATGGTGGCGGTGATTATCAGAACGGCGAAGACAACAAAGACGCGTCTTCTGCCGATGAGAACGCCGATGCGCCCCAGAATGCAGAGGGTTCAGACACCTCCGAACCGGCAAAGCAGGACACTGCTGAAGAGGCCAAATCTGACGCGGCGCCGGTTGCGGCAGATGCGGCCAGTGATGCCAAAGCGGACACGCCAGTAGCGGAAGAAAAGCCCAAGCCCAAAACCCGCAGCCGGTCCCGCAGCACCAGCGCCAAAGCCAAAGCCGAGAAAGAAGCGGCAGAAGCGGCCGCCGATGGGGATGCCAAGACTGCGGAACCTGCACCGGAGGCAGCTGAGGACGAAAAGCCCAAAGCCAAGGCCAAGCCGAAACCGCGCAGCCGCGCCAAGAAGGCGGACAGCAAAGCCACGGAAGAGGCCGCTGCAGAGACCACCATGGCGGAAGAAAAATCGGCCGATGCGGCGGAAGAGAAGCCCAAGCCAAAGCGCACCCGCGCCAAGGCCAAGCCGAAGGCCGAGCCCAAGGCAAAGGCAGCACCAAAATCCAAGACCAAGGCGGCGGAAACTGCATCAGAGCCGGAAGAGGCCAAAGCGCCGGAACAGGCAGCTGCGCCAGCGCCCGAGCCTGCGCCGGAACCTGTTGCCGCCGAAGAGCCCAAGGCCGTCGAGACTGTTGCGGCGGCGGAGCCCGTGGCAGAGGCCAAGCCGGATCAAGCGGAAGAGGCGAAAAAGCCAAAGCGGCGCGGTTGGTGGTCCTTGGGGCGCTAA
- a CDS encoding sigma-54-dependent transcriptional regulator translates to MAQAMKIAIVDDEQDMRQSISQWLALSGYDTETFGSAEDALKVLGPDYPGIVISDIKMPGMDGMQFLKKLMGNDSALPVIMITGHGDVPMAVEAMRVGAFDFLEKPFNPDRMSELAKKATNARRLVMDNRALRRELSDGGQLMKKLIGQSPAMDRLREDILDLGQADGHVLIDGETGTGKTLVAHALHAVGSRAGKKFVLVSCGAFEEDALSKRLFGPMLPEDAQLPAIEEARGGTLVLEDIEALSETLQARLLSVINEQGTPAETRIVAISNLQEAGRTSEDSLRSDLFYRLAALRITVPPLRTRGEDILTLFTRLSEQFADEYGCDAPEVSAQEAAQLLQAPWPGNVRQLINVAERAVLQSRRGSGTIASLLMSDHDEMQPVMTTEGKPLKEYVEAFERMLIDNTMRRHKGSIASVMDELCLPRRTLNEKMAKYGLQRSDYL, encoded by the coding sequence ATGGCTCAGGCAATGAAGATCGCGATTGTCGATGACGAACAGGACATGCGCCAATCCATCAGCCAATGGCTGGCGCTGTCAGGCTATGACACCGAAACCTTTGGCAGCGCCGAGGATGCGCTCAAGGTGCTGGGGCCGGATTATCCGGGCATTGTCATTTCGGACATCAAGATGCCGGGCATGGATGGCATGCAGTTTCTGAAAAAGCTGATGGGCAATGACAGTGCCTTGCCGGTGATCATGATCACCGGCCATGGCGATGTGCCGATGGCGGTTGAGGCGATGCGCGTGGGCGCGTTTGATTTTCTGGAAAAGCCTTTCAACCCGGACCGGATGAGCGAGCTGGCCAAAAAGGCCACCAATGCGCGGCGTCTGGTGATGGACAACCGCGCCCTGCGCCGCGAATTGTCCGATGGCGGGCAGTTGATGAAGAAACTGATCGGCCAAAGCCCGGCCATGGACCGCCTGCGCGAGGATATTCTCGATCTGGGGCAGGCCGATGGTCATGTGCTGATCGACGGCGAGACCGGCACCGGCAAGACATTGGTCGCCCACGCCCTGCACGCCGTTGGCAGCCGGGCGGGCAAGAAGTTTGTCTTGGTGTCCTGCGGCGCATTCGAAGAAGACGCACTGAGCAAACGTTTGTTTGGCCCGATGTTGCCCGAAGACGCGCAATTGCCCGCCATCGAAGAGGCGCGAGGCGGCACGCTTGTGCTGGAAGACATCGAAGCGCTGTCCGAAACCCTTCAGGCGCGGCTTCTGAGCGTGATTAACGAACAAGGCACGCCCGCCGAGACCCGCATCGTCGCGATCTCCAACCTGCAAGAGGCGGGGCGGACGTCCGAGGATTCCCTGCGCTCCGATCTGTTTTACCGGCTCGCTGCCCTGCGCATCACCGTGCCGCCCTTGCGGACACGCGGCGAAGATATTCTGACGCTGTTCACCCGGCTCAGCGAACAATTTGCCGACGAATACGGCTGCGACGCGCCCGAGGTTTCTGCCCAGGAGGCCGCGCAGCTGTTGCAGGCGCCCTGGCCGGGCAATGTGCGGCAGTTGATCAATGTGGCGGAACGGGCGGTGCTGCAATCGCGGCGCGGGTCAGGCACAATCGCATCGCTGCTCATGTCTGATCATGACGAGATGCAGCCGGTGATGACCACCGAGGGCAAGCCGCTGAAGGAATATGTCGAGGCGTTTGAACGAATGTTGATCGACAACACCATGCGCCGGCACAAGGGATCAATCGCCAGTGTGATGGACGAATTGTGCCTGCCACGCCGGACGCTGAACGAAAAAATGGCCAAATACGGCTTGCAGCGGTCAGATTATCTCTGA
- a CDS encoding cytochrome P450, which yields MTLPPKPPSRPEKVSLLQYMRLFRRDILSAQPAKLYRAWMAEFRTPFFRSFMINDPALIETVLKERPDDFPKSARISEGLRPLLGQSVFLTNGETWKRQRRIIDPAFEGGRLRETFPAMWDAAEAAAARLDGQAGQVIEIEAETSHAAADVIFRTLFSIPIDHHLAQQVFDAFRSYQRSQPILNLGAFVPLPRWMPRLHRKSTRMNAAKIRQLITELTQSRAAQIAAGTAPDDLATKIMTTVDPVTGEGFSTDEMVDQVAIFFLAGHETSASALAWALYLMALYPDWQDRVADEATALKDCDFSVMSALRISRDVFRETLRLYPPVPMMVREAGCPEHFRDRPVPKGAQLVLSPWHLHRHERLWDNPDSFDPERWHTENGKACQRNAYMPFSAGARVCTGAGFAMVEGPLILSRILRDYRVVVQPDKTPVPVAHLTVRAQNGIWLRLERR from the coding sequence ATGACCCTGCCGCCCAAACCGCCCAGCCGGCCCGAGAAAGTGTCGCTTTTGCAGTACATGCGCCTGTTTCGCCGCGATATCCTGTCGGCGCAGCCCGCCAAGCTTTATCGCGCGTGGATGGCCGAATTTCGCACGCCGTTTTTCCGCAGTTTCATGATCAATGATCCGGCGTTGATAGAAACGGTCTTGAAAGAACGCCCCGATGACTTCCCCAAATCCGCCCGGATCAGCGAGGGTCTGCGCCCGTTGTTGGGACAATCGGTGTTTCTGACCAATGGCGAGACGTGGAAACGCCAGCGCCGCATCATTGATCCGGCCTTTGAAGGGGGACGTCTGCGCGAAACATTTCCTGCCATGTGGGATGCAGCGGAGGCCGCAGCGGCGCGACTGGACGGGCAGGCGGGGCAAGTCATCGAGATCGAGGCGGAAACCAGCCATGCCGCCGCCGATGTGATCTTTCGCACCTTGTTTTCGATCCCGATTGATCACCATCTGGCACAGCAGGTCTTCGATGCCTTCCGCAGCTACCAACGCAGTCAACCGATCCTGAACCTGGGCGCATTTGTGCCGCTGCCGCGCTGGATGCCGCGGCTGCACCGCAAAAGCACCCGCATGAACGCTGCCAAGATCCGCCAATTGATCACCGAACTGACGCAAAGCCGGGCGGCCCAGATCGCGGCAGGGACAGCGCCGGATGATCTGGCCACAAAGATCATGACCACCGTTGATCCTGTGACGGGCGAAGGGTTCAGCACCGATGAAATGGTCGATCAGGTGGCGATCTTTTTTCTGGCAGGACACGAAACCAGTGCCTCCGCGCTGGCTTGGGCGCTTTATCTGATGGCGCTTTATCCTGATTGGCAGGATCGGGTTGCGGATGAGGCTACGGCTCTGAAAGACTGTGACTTTTCGGTGATGTCAGCACTCAGGATCAGCCGCGATGTATTCCGTGAAACCCTGCGGCTTTATCCGCCGGTGCCGATGATGGTGCGCGAGGCCGGATGCCCGGAGCATTTCCGCGACCGCCCCGTGCCAAAGGGGGCGCAGCTCGTGCTGAGCCCTTGGCATTTGCATCGCCACGAGCGGTTGTGGGACAATCCCGACAGCTTTGACCCTGAACGGTGGCATACGGAAAATGGCAAGGCCTGTCAGCGCAACGCCTATATGCCGTTTTCCGCAGGTGCGCGGGTCTGCACGGGCGCGGGCTTTGCCATGGTCGAAGGGCCGCTGATCCTGTCGCGGATCTTGCGGGATTACCGCGTCGTGGTGCAGCCGGACAAAACACCGGTGCCGGTTGCCCATCTGACGGTGCGGGCGCAGAACGGCATTTGGCTGCGTCTTGAGCGGCGGTAG